cagcagaggaCAGCCTGAGCTGGGTATTCCCACTGATGTATGCTGTAGTGGTAGTGCTGCAGTGCAGGCCTGCACACTGGCAGCAACTCCTCATGTTTTTAAGGAAGAAGAGCCCATCTCCTGGGAGGAGATGTTCATGGCAGTTGGTGAAAAGGCAAGCTTGTTTTTTCAGCCCCATTCGTTCAAATCCTGCTGCTATGAAGGGcttcacagggctgctgtgaAGGTGTGGAGCCCTGCCCCGCGTTCCACTTTCCTGCTCATCAAGAAGTAAGAGCCATGTTTATGCCTCCGTCCCAAGGAGGATTTTGTCCCTGAACTGGGGGAGGCAGCTACCCTCTCCCTGTGGCAGAGAACAGAGCCTGCTGTTTGTGTTCCCTGAGGGCAGCTGTGCTACAGCTCAATCCAAAACCTTGTGGGATGCAGCAAACGCCTCAGCACTGGCAGCCTGCTACCAACAAGTCTGAACTCCAGAGgttcagcagctgcttttaTCTTTGCACCATGGGCCCCTGAGAAGCCGTGCCAAAGGTGGAAGTCTGTCTGGCCCCGTGTGGGCTTAAGACTGAGAGAGCAAAGTGACCAGCAGGTTCTTCACGTGGAGGACACTGTTAGTGGTGCTTAAGCTGTCCCAGGTTGCACTGGTGGGCAGGAGGAAGATCTCCCGCTCACTGTTGACCGTCTGCAAGGCCAGCTCCTCCCACAACTCTGCCGTGCTCAGGGCATTGCTCTTGTCCTGCAATGGAGAGAGGCAGCTGCTCAGAAGGGGAACAGTGCTGGGAGAAATGCTGCCAGCTGGCAGGGACCCAGTCCTGCCTGTGTGGTCCTGGCAGAGACTGTGCTCAGCCAAGGCTGCCTTGCTCTCATACTGGAGTTGCTTTGGTGCAGGCTAAAGGGAAGCAGCACGAGGCATGTGCTTGGCTCCTGCCTGGGGAACATATTTCTCCTTGGGGATTTtgcatgctgctgcctgggtgctCTCCTAAAACTCATTAGCTGGGGCACTGGTAGTGGCAGCTTTGCTTCCTatgaagactggaaaagacagGCCCCAAGAAATAAGACTCTGCAAGAGATAGGGAGTTTTGGGTGTTAGTGTTTCACTTAGGGGCCCTGGGGAGGGACAGTTTAGCTGGGAACAGCTACAGTCATCTGCAGGGGCACACAGATGGACACCCACCTGCTTGTTGGCCAGCACGACcaggggcagcagaggctcagcATCCAGCAAGGCGTGCAGCTCCTGACGTGCCGTCAGCAAGCGCGACCTGTCCACTGAGTCCACCACAAACACCAGCACGTGGGCCTGGCTCAGGTAGTGGTGCCAGTATGCTCGCATGTTCTGACTGCCACCCACTGTGGGAGATGGTCAGGATTAAGCACTTGAGTGAGGGTGAGTGGGTCTGCCACCAccctgcagcaccctggggAACCACATCTCTGGTTTCCCAGGCTGCTCCCACCACTTGGGATGCTCTGCATCCTCAGCCTGGTGCCAGCAGGTTGGTGActctctgggctgtgctggctcaGCTCTGGGGGCACAGTGGGGGCAGGCCAGACTTACCCTCTAGTAGGTCCATCTCCAGCCCCTCtacacagagctgggcagagttaAAGGCATAGGTGGGAGCGATGTTCTTCCTGGctctctggctgcagatgtAGTGCAGAATGCTGCTCTTCCCCGCTCCATCCAGTCCCAGCACCAGTACATGCCGCCAGGTCACCTGTGGGGAACAAAACAGTGGGGGATGAGATGGGTGGGGCACCAGTCTTGGGAGCCTCAGCCCCATGCTCAGGCAGCTGGTTGGGTGACCAGTCCAGAGCAAGGAGTCCTGCCATTGCCCACTGCACGTCAGTCTCCAGCCTGGTGGGCTCCGGTAGGGATTCAGGCAAAGGGATGCCTTGCCCAgtaggacaggctgcaggagggtccCCAGGGGCCGTCATCCTGGGGAATAACCTGTGGAATACACCCTGGCCGGCTCCAGGGCGTACTGGCCCTGGCCCTTCCTCTGCCCCACGTGCTCGGGGGGATCCCGCAGGCCATCCAGACCCTTCCCGTGATTATCAGCTTGGAGATCCAGACCTCCGGTCCCTTCCCCGGCTGGACGATCTCAGAAATGTGGGGAACCTGGAGGGATCCCGACGCAGTGCCCCAGACACTCCCTGATGGGTTTGGTGAGAGCTCAGTACGGAGCTCCTGGTGTAGATTATCCCGGCAAGATCCCAACCCTTCTCCTGCCCCGCGATGAACCGGCGGTTCCAGTGGGGATCCCTCCTACCCCTTACCGTGTCACCAGGGGCTTCTCGTTCCCGCAGCTCTTGCAGCTCCCGCTCCCACCACCCGCTCCAGTCGGTGCCAGTAGCGGTGCCACGGAAGTAGATCTTCCAGGCGATGAAGAGAAGGGAGCCGAGGGCGGCCACCGCGGCCACCAGGGTCAGCGTCAGGTCCCGGAGGGCGCGGGGCGCACCCATGCGGCACCGGCACTGTGCGGCCGCGGCGCAGCTGCGTCCCCGCCACCGGCTGCGTCCTTAGGCGGGGCGCCAGCGCCAGCTGTGCCCGCCTTTAACGTCACTTCGGCACTTAAAGGGGCCGCTCCGGGGAGAGCGTGGTGGATGGTGGTGACAAGGgacagggaaagagagagaaggaggaaggaagggatggTTGGATGcgtggatgggtggacagagagggaaggggagctgGAGAGATAGTGGGATGTTAAGATGGAGGGACaatgggaaaagggaggaaTACAGCAGGGCGAACTCAGCAACTGTGCTGGCAGATAAGCCGTGCCTGGACCCACACccacctggcacccagcacagcaAGAACCCACGGGCCCAGGgattgtgcctgctgcctgtcagATTTGTTTATCATCAGCTTGGGGGAAGTGGCGCAAGCAGCCCGGCGTCAGGCCAAGCTCCactaggagcagctgcaggatctCCTCTGGAATCACTGTGCCCGGCTGCCAGACCCACTGCCGGCGTACGGGTGGGCTGAGCACACCTCGGAGGGACCCACACGttttgctggcacagctggtgcGCTGTCAGGCAGGCGCAGGCGGCGGGTGTGCCGAGGTGGGCAAGTGCAGGCAGCACCGCCTCGGTGGGCCCGGCCCGCGGCAGCGGAGCCCGCCAGGACCGAGGCGCGGAACGCGCTCAGCCCTCGTGCCCGCCCCTGCCTGGCCCCGCCCATCGCGGCCGCCCCGCCCATCGCGGCCGCCCCGCCCATCGCGGCAGCCCCGCCCCGCGCGGCCTGGACGCCACCTCCCAGCGTGCCCCGCGCGCTGCCGCCAGCTCTCGCGAGGCCCGCGCGCCGATAAGGAGCGCCCCCGGGGCCGCCCCTGCGCCGCTGCTGCCGGTGGCGGCTTCGCCATGGCTGCGTTCGGACTGCGCGCCCCCGGCCCGCCGCCCCCCGCCCAGCCGCGCTAGTTTCTGCTCGGGTGCCGCCGCTATGAACTCGCGGCAACCAGATGCTCCTGGTAAGCCTGCTCCCCTTTCGCTCCCGCCTTTCTGCTTACCGGCCCGGTTAGGCCGCGGCCGTGCTGAGCGCTGCCCTCTCTGTTCGCAGCGCTGGAGCAGGGCGGTGGGGCCCGCCCGGGCAAGATGTCGCTGCCCGTCGGTGTGCCGCGTCGGGCCTTCAGCTACGACGATGGCCTGGAGGACACGGCGCCCATGACGCCGCCGCCTGCAGACCTCTGCGCCAGCGTCCTGTGGAAGGAGCCGATCATCCCCGAGCGCAAGTACCAGGAGCTCTCGAAGGTACGGGCCGGCCGGTTGCCGCGGCTGCCCTGGCCAAGGAGtgttgctgcagcctggctcggCAGATCTCTTACCTGGCTTATGTACGGCACCGGGCAAGCTGCCCTCCGCCTGCTGCATCGGAGACCTGCTGAGTACTGGTAGCCCTCGGAAGATGTCAGGGATAAGGGTCAGCCTTGTTGCCTGGTCCTGTTATGGGAACGCAGAACTGTGTTAAGCTCAGGTTGTTCTGGGAGTATGCTCGCTATGGGAGACTTTTTATTTCGGTGAAAGAACTCCAACCAACCGAAATAAATCGACAAGAAAACCCCAtcctaaaaccaaacaaaactgtaAGCAGGTGTTATTAAACCAGAGCAAAAGGGTAGACTTAAGATGAATGTGTAAGCAGgttgccttgagcagctgtggatgcaacatccctggaagtgtttaaaattgGGTGAAATAAAGCTTTGGGCAATCTCATTCAGTGCAAAATGTCTCTGCATGAAGTAGAgagactggatggtctttgaagatctcttccaacccacactCCTTGTAGAATGACCATGGGATGCTTTAAAACAGCTAAGGACTAGCTGGTTTAAATTTAGGTACTGCTTTCTATGGTTGAAGTGAAGTCAAATGTTTTTTTAAGGGAAGCAATTAACTCTGCATGCATTTGAGTTTAAGCTCCAGCTTTTAACATAATTTGGGTTTAAAATCATTCTTGTGGAATGTGCTTAACTTGAAGTTGTGCTTTAGCATGAAAAGCAAACTGACAAGTCAGAGAGCAGCATTTCTTGTGCGAGGAGGAGGAAGTCCTTGATTCACGGGATTTCATTTCTTGTTTTCAAGCATTCATTTGCCCTCTGTTGCTGGGGTCTTGTGATAAGTGCTGGGGCTATGACCAGTAGATGTACAAGAAAGTGATGCAAAGGATAAGGGGGAAAGAGTATGGAAACACCAGTGTCTAATCTGGGTGACTGCTATGCTGTAAATAGCTGTTGAGCTCTGTGTGGGAGGGTGCTCTTGCCTAGTTGACCTTGAAGTCCAGTTTGCCATTAGGAGAATTGGATTAGATGCCTTTTTTGTCCTATGACCTTTTTGTACTTAAGCTAACAACTAGTTGGCTCTGAGCCCAGTATGTTCTTTGCTAAAAAAAACATATGTTTCAAGCTCTAAATGTTCCTGGGCTGTAGTGTGAACATTGTAGGGGTTTCTTCTATGGGATACAGTCAGCTTACTGGAGCAGTTCAGCCTTGTGTCTCACTTGAGTAGTCAAAGATGTGTCTTGGCAAGCTGCTGAGATGTTTTCTCATCTTTAACTGTACCCTGATTCTTCCCCACAGatggaggaaggagatgctaACATGAATGCACCTGTCATAACTCCTTCATCATCCACTGAGAGTGTGAACAGGGTACCTGTGGTGAAGGCCAAGGCCACTCATATCATCATGAACTCTCTCATCACAAGTAAGAGCTCTCGTCTGTAGTGGGGTGCGGGCACCTTAGTAATGCCTGAAGGGAACTAACTACCAGAGCGCTGGGACAGCTTGTGGGTTCAGACCACCTCTGCTCTTGAGCTGTAGGAAGTTTTTTGGAGGATCCTTCTAGAAAAAATGTCAAGAAACTAGGGGGTAGGCCATTCTTGCTGCCTCTGTCTCCAGGTGCTGGGTGATGAGGGAGGAGTGCTGGGTTGACTGCGTGCTGATAGGACACACCAtctgttgctgctgtgcagaggcGGCTGTTACACTGTTTGCTTATTAACTTGCTCTTTCTGAATGGCAGATAAAGCTCCAGAGCCAACTGGTGTGGAGAGCTGAGATACTGTGTGAAGAGGGCACATGCTGGCAGTTGTTACTTAACAGCAGAACAGCTGTCTTGCTAACAGTAACcctttaaaaaccaaacaacataCCTCATAAATCATGATGCTTTAAAATCAAATTGGGTCAGTTATGTTTGCAGAGAAGACATGCTCATTTGCAATGAGCAATTATTCATGTGTTaatctgtccctgctgcctcttCTAGCAGCTGGGATCTGAGCTTCATCATTtcctctgagctgtgcttgCAAAGATGTCTAGGTATTTTTTCAGACCAGCATTTTGGATTAGATATATATTTGCACTTATTTCAGTCTTGGCTCAGAAATAACCTACACATCAGAAGGTAACATCTGAGAATATGGACTTtcttctggaaagcagctcctgttCTAGTCTAATGATAAAATGCTAATCTAGTTATAACTGTGCCAGCCTAAACATAGGGTAAGAAGTTAGGAGCTCAAACTTTTACCTTTCAGGAAGAACACCTAGTCACAAACTGGAAATAAGCAAACATCCTCTAGGTTTCTCCTGCAGTGCTTTATCCCTGCTAATAACTTCAACATTATTGGGAGGTGTTACTTATTTGAGAGACATTGGGCTTTTCCAGTAATCTTtgtgctctgctcccttctgATTTAAGTCATTAGGGAGTGAACATCTTATACTGGTAGTGGGGGGAGAAAGTGCCTTTTTTTGAGAACTGAAGTTGGTACCAGTGGTGGCTCTGTATTTGGCTGAAACAGCTTATTTCCCCTGATCTGGGATCACGGGGAGGAAGTCTTCAGCACCTGTTCTGCAGGGATGTAATTGTCAGATTAGCTAGTGTGGGCAGCTTTTCAGAAGACCCTTTTTTGCATTTTGTTGCCTGAAACTCCTTTTGAATCTAGAGGGTCATTTAAAGTCCAGATTATTGAGATCTCTTCTATTTAGGGAGTTGCAATTAGGAGGGATTCAGCAAGCAAGATGGGTTTAATTTGTAATACATCTGGTCTAGGAGAAATCACTTGCTGTTTGTTTGCCTTGACCCTATGACTCGGGTGTCAGAGCTTCATCTTTCTACCCCTATCAACTCCTCACAACATGTAGATGTGAATGATGAAAGGGAAGGTCTTGTGTTCAGTTATTTAAATTGCCTTTTTTACTGAGACAGCTTGTGATGGCATTCCTGGTGAGTATGTGCTCTTGTTCGTTCCAGAGCAGACTCAAGAGAGCATTCAGCGCtttgagcagcaggcaggcctgAGAGATGCTGGCTACACTCCTCACAAAGGCCTCACTACTGAGGAGACCAAGTATCACCGTGTGGCTGAGGCAGTCCATGTAAGGCTTTCAGTCCATTGTTAAAGATGTTACCAGCTTCCATATTAAAGTAGTGTTAGCCTTTGTAGTTTTGAAAGAAGTCATCTTCACAAGTGGAAACATCCTGATGGAACCTAGTTTTCTTGCCCTGTCTTTGAATGGTGCCCTGTAATTGGCTCTGGCAATTGATTGTCCCAAGGGAACTTGTAAACAATACATGTCTGATGTGGAAGTTAGCAGATGAAACTGGGCTTGCCTCTTACTGGAAATAAAAACAGAGGTCTTGAATTAACATGTTCTTGATGAGCTTGGTTGACTACAGTGATCTTGCAGCTGGAGTTTAATAGCAAACTCTCACAGTGTACCCCTGTGAGGTCAAAGTTTCACTGACAGTGTTGAACTGTGTTAGTGTAGCTTGGGTAGCCACAGGGAATGTTCTGAGCGGGTGCCTGTGTAGTTGGTGTTTGAACTGTAACTGCCCTTCAAGCGACTTCTAAGTTCATTTTGTACTGACTTGGAATGGCTTGGTTCACATACACCCACTTCCTGTTTATCTGCTGGCCAGGTGTGCTCCTCAGATGCAGTTCATCTCAGTGTATCTTCTGAATGAGGTCTGGTCTTGCCTTTATTAGAGAACTTGTAGGACTGAGAGCTTTGTCACTCAGTGCTGGAGGACCAGTCTTGACTTTGATGTTTAGACTTGCTACCAGGTAGCTGGACTGATGTGTAACCTGGCTCTGCTGCATCTGCAGGCTGCCTATGAGTTCTGGTACGGTGCAGAGGATTTCTGCAGTTGCTCTGAGTTGCAGAGTGAGCTGTAGCTGTTGTTTTACTTCCTGTATCCTAGAGGATGTCTTGAGCATACATTTCCTGAATGCTTGTATCTGACAGGGAAAGATGCAAGAATTGCAATACTGACTTTAGCTTTAGGTAAAATGGCACTTAATACCCACTGTCACCTGATATCAGAACTGCTCTTTGTTTCATATCTTGTATTTAAGATCTGTTGCTTCCATGTTCTCATGTCTCAACAGAAGCTAAAAATGCAGAATGGAGACATGACAAAAGATGACAAACAGACTTCTTCTGCTCAGtccaccccaagcagcacaccCCACTCCTCTCCCAAGCATAGAAACAGGTAACTGTCCTAGCAGACTGCTGCCTTATTTGGATTTCTCCCCTTAGTCTGTCCTTGACTGGTTGAGAGTTATTTGTAGGATTCACTTCAGCAGCCTGTAGCAAAACAGAGTGTGCTATGGATTTGCATTGGATACATCCAGATGTTGAAAGCTTTTGGAACTTCACCATACATATATTCATCCTGGGCAGCAAAAAATCTGTTAAGATTGTTTAAATTGTCCCTGTTAACTACATGAAGTGACCTCACTGTGCCAGGAACTCTGCAAGTATTCATTCTCATGCCTCATCTCGTACACATCAATGATTTTTCTCTAGGGGCTGGTTTAGTCAGGGATCCTCTGCTTCTATCACTGGCCCAGACTTTGCCATGGAAAAACCAGGGGACAACTTGCCATCTGAAAGATGGAGCTTTTTTGGACCTAGAGCAATCCAGAAATCCACCACAGATCCAGGTATGTCCTCTTAAAATCTTCTGACCTGCAAGAGCTAGAGGAGAACTGTCAAGACACCAAACCTGTAATTGTTTGTGGAGCCTTATCCTTCTTGCCTTAATACTTTTGAGGACCACCTTTGTGATCATATGATTTCTATGTCTGAATAGGCAAAACTTATGTTAAGGATATGAAAGAAGTAAATTGCACTGAGATGCAGTGGAAGGACAGGACATAAAGACAACAGCTTTTTACTCTGCTGTCAGGTGGAACCAGGACTGGAAGTGCCACCCACTGATGTGGGATAGTCGTTAGACTGAATGAAACTTCTGGGTCTTCTGTAGACTTTCTGCAGTGAGACTGTCTAATCCTGGAAGCAGTGGGAGAAGAGTTTGGCTAGTTTTTCTggctcactcttgctgtgatttCTTTTCTTATCAGGAGGATTTACCATCCAATCCTATAAAGGTGCCCAGAAGCCTTCCCCGATGGAGCTGATGCGTGCTCAGGCTACTAGGATGTCGGAGGATGCAGTCACATTCAAGCCACCCAAAATGGACATTCCAGTCACAgaaggcaggaaacaatcttCACGTTCCCATAATATCAAACCTCGGGATCTCAATGTGCTCACTCCCACAGGGTTCTAGGAAGAATGCTTCTGGTGTCTTTAGTGAGCTACAGAGTATTGTAGGTGCTGCTTCCTTACCCTGTTGTGCTGCACTAAACTAGGAAATTCTCCCTTCCAGCTCTTCGTctcagaaaaggaaacagtTGTGACTGTCCTCCTAAAGCCAGTCTTGGAATAACTCCTGTGCTAACACCAGACCTGCGCAAACCACCTTGTCTGCTCTCTTGTCCCACTTCAGTCTGCTAGGCTGCACTAGACATGCTTCCTGGCACACTGCACCACAGTAAAACCTTAAACCATATTTTGTGGGGCAAGACTGCATGTGGTGTGCAAGCAGGCTGGCTTGTCTACCTGTAGTCTGATTGTCCTGTTCTGCTCGGTGCTCAAATACCCTCAGGAGGATTTGGTTCTGACTGGCATGTACAGAACACCAGCagaaagttatgaaaacaagcAAGGACTGAAAAGTGCAGCAGTAACTTCCAGAAGGAAGTTGCTCTGGGTTTAAATGTGGCACTGTCTGTTGTGCCCTTGTAGTTCATCACCTGGTA
The window above is part of the Pogoniulus pusillus isolate bPogPus1 chromosome 22, bPogPus1.pri, whole genome shotgun sequence genome. Proteins encoded here:
- the ARL10 gene encoding ADP-ribosylation factor-like protein 10 isoform X1 encodes the protein MGAPRALRDLTLTLVAAVAALGSLLFIAWKIYFRGTATGTDWSGWWERELQELREREAPGDTVTWRHVLVLGLDGAGKSSILHYICSQRARKNIAPTYAFNSAQLCVEGLEMDLLEVGGSQNMRAYWHHYLSQAHVLVFVVDSVDRSRLLTARQELHALLDAEPLLPLVVLANKQDKSNALSTAELWEELALQTVNSEREIFLLPTSATWDSLSTTNSVLHVKNLLVTLLSQS
- the ARL10 gene encoding ADP-ribosylation factor-like protein 10 isoform X2, with product MGAPRALRDLTLTLVAAVAALGSLLFIAWKIYFRGTATGTDWSGWWERELQELREREAPGDTVTWRHVLVLGLDGAGKSSILHYICSQRARKNIAPTYAFNSAQLCVEGLEMDLLEVGGSQNMRAYWHHYLSQAHVLVFVVDSVDRSRLLTARQELHALLDAEPLLPLVVLANKQSLISWGLSFPVFIGSKAATTSAPANEF
- the KIAA1191 gene encoding putative monooxygenase p33MONOX, translating into MNSRQPDAPALEQGGGARPGKMSLPVGVPRRAFSYDDGLEDTAPMTPPPADLCASVLWKEPIIPERKYQELSKMEEGDANMNAPVITPSSSTESVNRVPVVKAKATHIIMNSLITKQTQESIQRFEQQAGLRDAGYTPHKGLTTEETKYHRVAEAVHKLKMQNGDMTKDDKQTSSAQSTPSSTPHSSPKHRNRGWFSQGSSASITGPDFAMEKPGDNLPSERWSFFGPRAIQKSTTDPGGFTIQSYKGAQKPSPMELMRAQATRMSEDAVTFKPPKMDIPVTEGRKQSSRSHNIKPRDLNVLTPTGF